The Lachnospiraceae bacterium KM106-2 nucleotide sequence AGCATAAGTGTAGAAACTTCACCGATTGTTCCACCGATGTTACCAAAGAACATATCTTTAAGATCAGTTGTTGTTCCTTCTCTTAATAATGCTAATGGTGTTGCACCAGTTACACCATCAAGTGTAAATGTTGACATTTGTGTTGCAAATGAAATTAATAAGAATACACGTGCACCAAGTGCTGGGTTCATGAAGTTTTGTCCAAGACCGCCATATACTTGTTTAACAACGATAATAGCAAATAAACTACCGATGATAGGTAACCACCAAGGAGTACCTGCTGGTAAGTTAAGAGCTAATAATAAACCAGTTAAGAAAGCACTTAAATCATATGGTGTTGCTTTCTTTTTCATTAATTTTTGATATAAAAATTCTGCACCTACACTTGTCAAAATACATGCCATGATTGTATAGAATGCTGACCATCCAAATGTATATACGCCCCATGCACTCGCTGGTATTAAAGCGATAATGACATCAGCCATAATAGTTGTCGTACTCGCATGGCTTCTAACATGAGGGGATGATGATACGTTTAATAATTTACCCACGTTTTGCACCTCTTTCTATTGATTTTGAGCCTTTCGACGATTATCCATAACCGTTTTTCTAGCCAACTTAAATGCTTGTGTTAATTGAACTTTTGCTGGACATACATAAGTACAGCTTCCGCACTCGTAACATTCCATACCATGAATCTTTTCAAACATATCTAAGTCATTGTGTTTAATTGCTTGCATCATTTTTTGTGGTACAAGACCGCTTGGACATGCTTGAACACAACGTCCACAACGAATACATGCTGATGTTTCTGCTTCTGCAACAGGATCTTTTACCATAGCTAATAAAGCAGAAGATGTCTTAGTTACAGGTACATCTAATGTGTATAAAGCCATACCCATCATAGGGCCGCCGCATACGATTTTTTCAGGTTCAGAAACGAAACCACCTGCTAAATCTACTAATTCTCTATAGTTTGTACCAGTTCTTACTACGAAGTTACCTGGTTCTGCAACTGCATCACCAGTTACTGTTACTACTCTTTCAATTACAGGAGTAGATTCAGATACTGCATTATAAATTGCAATGATTGTTGCAATGTTATTTACGATACATCCTGCATCAGAAGGAAGCATTTTAGAATTGATCTTTCTTCCGCATGTTGCGTAGATGATCTTTCTTTCAGATCCTTGAGGATATTTTGTTTTTAATACTTTAACTTCAATACGTTCCTCAGCTGCTGCTAATTCCTGTAAAGCTTTAATTGCTTCTGGCTTATTATCTTCAATTGAGATATAACCTTTTGCATTTTTAAATAATGATAATACGATTTTTAAACCGTCAATGATTTTTTGTGATTGCTCTAACATTAAGCGATAATCGCTAGTTAAATATGGTTCACATTCCGCACCATTTACGATAACAAAATCGATTTCGTTATCATTTTTTGGAGTTATCTTAACGTTTGTAGGGAAACCTGCGCCACCCATACCAACAATTCCTGCATCTTTTACAGTTTGACGAATCTCTTCTTTCGTCATCTTTTTGTAGTCACGCTTTGTACCAAAACCTTCTACTGTCGTATATTCGTTATCATTTTCTACCACAATACATTCAGCCATTGCACCTGATACAGTTAATCTCTTTTCGATTGCCTTAACCTTACCAGAAACTGAACTACAAACATTGGCAGAGATAAAGCTTGATGCCTCTCCGATTACTTGACCAACCAATACTTGATCCCCAACTGCCACAACTGGTTTAGCAGGTGCGCCGATATGTTGAGCCATTGGATATACTAAATCTCCTTTTGGCAAAACAACTTGCATCGGTTTATCTTTGGATAAATTCTTTCCATCAAATGGATGAATTCCACCTTTAAATGTTGCCCTTCGCATTTCTAATCCCTCTTTCTAACTTTTAATATTACATTGGCATAACTTATTATTATGTCGCAGATGTCAATAAAAAATAAACATTTAACATTTTAGCATATTTCCAGCTCAAATGAAATCATTTTTTTCAGATTTTTGTCGATAAATTCAAAAAAAATGCACCATTTTAGCATTTTTGGTGCATTTATCCCAATATTTAGGGTTATTTTCTAAATTTATTATAATTAGTTAATATTTTGTCAAACTTTTTACTCTATTGTATATGATTTATTAGTCATCTTGTACCTGTTTTTAAACTTATCGCTCATATACTCTTGATCTCTTACATGATCTTTAAAATCTTCTTCATTTTTTAAAAAGTATTTATATTCTAAATGAGATCTTCCATCTGATGAAACTGGATCATCCCATGTACAATCGATATTATACCAGCTTCCATCTAACTCGACAATATTCCAAGCATGATTTACATCTTTTGCCGTTCCTGTAATAATTCGACATGGTATTCCTGCTTCAACCATCATTTTATATGTCAGAGCAGCATATCCTTGGCAAACTGATTTTTTATGAATTAAATTGTCATAAGCTGTATTTCTCTTCAAACCAGTATCATATTTTGCATTTACAACTATAAAATCATGAATCGCCTTTATTTTTTCTAAATCCGACTTCTTATCAATCTCCAAATGCTTGAGCTTCTCTTTTATCACTTCATCCACTTTTCGAGTCTGATCCGCAGTCTCATTGTATTGAAAGGAATAAACCACTTCATAAGAATTCAGCATCCCTTTAATGACCACACGCATTCCTTTATATCTATATCGTAAATAATCGTAATCAGAACTAGTACTTTTATCATCAATTTCGAATGCTTTTCGAACTGCTTCCCCTACAAATTTATTAGCCTCTTCATAAGATCCCTTAAATTTAATCTTAAGCTTTGCTCGTGAATCTAACATTGCCTCACGAACTTCTTCTACAAATTCCTCTTTATTAAATTGTTCTCCTTGTGGTCCGTTCTTCACTATCCACTTCTTTACAGAATCATTATTGTACAATATTTCTCCTAGCACGCAAAGAATCAGTACTATGAATGCTGCTTTTAAGATACGCTTCATATGATCTCCTTATCGAAAACAATTCATCATGATAAAAGAGGACGCCCCTACGAGCTTCCTCTTTTATATTTTACCATAGAACTTCTCCTACAGCAATCAACATATGTGAACCTATTCTGCAGTCTCTTCTGCACCTGCTTCAGGTTCATTTTCTAATAAGGCAATTTCATACTTCTCAATGATGATTTTTTGAATTCTCTCACGAGTTTCTGAATTAATTGGATGAGCAATATCACGGTATTCACCATCGCCAGCTCTTCTGCTTGGCATTGCGATGAAAAGACCTTTCTCTCCCTCAATTACTTTAATATCATGAACAACGAATTCGTTATCCAAAGTAATTGATACTACTGCCTTCATTTTGCCTTCCTTTGCTACCTTTCGTACTCTTACGTCGGTAATCTCCATGTTATATGTACCCCCTTTAGCTAATGTGTGTATATATTATATCGCAGTCTATAGTACATACCTTTCATTACGCTCAATTACTACGTTAATCTTGTCCTTCTGGCCAATATATGTAGTGTTCGCACGTATTGTATCTCTACTTTCCACAATACAATTTTCAATGTAAGCATTGTCCCCTATGTATACATCATTCAAGATAATTGAATTTCGTATTACACAGTTATTACCTATATAAGCTTTTTTAAATAAAATAGAATTCGTTACTTCACCATTGATAATACATCCGCTGGATACCAGGCTATTCTTAACCTTAGATCCTTGATTATATTTTGCTGGTGGTAAATCCTCAACCTTTGAATATACATCTGGATATTCCTTAAAGAAATAATGACGGATGTCTGGTTTCAAAAAGTCCATATTAGTTTTATAGTAAGCATCAACTGTTGCGATGTTATTCCAATATGTCTCTAATGGATATGCATATATCTTCTTCAGATTCTTATAACGAACAATAATATCGTTTACAAAATCATACCTTTCTTCTGAAACAGCTTTCTCTAAAAACTCAATCAACTGTCTTCTTCGAACAATATAAACTCCAACAGAAATCATATTTGAAGTTGAAACGATCGGTTTCTCCTCAAATTCTTCAATTCTTCCGTTCATATCAGTATGAATACATCCAAATCGGCTACAATCAACACTCTCTGGCATTAATTTAGTAACCACTGTGATATCTGCTTTTTTCTCAATATGATATTCTAATACTTTATTATAATCTAATTTATAAATTCCATCACCAGAAGCAATTACAACATATGGCTCATGGCTCTTCTTTAAAAAGCTAATATTCTGAGCGATAGCATCTGCAGTTCCTCGATACCAGTAACTATTGTCTGAAGTGATCGTTGGAGTAAAGACAAATAATCCGCCTTGCTTTCTACCAAAATCCCACCACTTCGAGGAATTTAGATGCTCATTTAATGACTTTGAATTATACTGAGTAAAAATTCCGACTTTTTGAATATGTGAATTAGACATATTACTCAATACAAAGTCGATACTTCTATAGCCACCTGCAATCGGCATCGCTGCTATTGCTCGTTTATCAGATAATCCTTGCATTTTATTGCTATTGCCGCCAGCAAGAATAATACCTATTGCTCGCATTACCGTTCACCTGCCTTTATCAATGATTCTCCACTTGCTAACAAGTCTTCTTCGTAATCATCTTTTGTAGTGTGTCCGGAAATTGCGGTATTCTTTCCTACCTTTACGCCGGAAGGAATGATTGAATTTTCCCCAATAGTAACAAGTCCTTCTATATATATATCAGGTTTTACCTTATTCGGTACTTCTTCTCCACATCCTAGTTCGACATCATTACCAATGTTAACATTCTCAGCAATGATTGCCTTATTAATCGTACAATTCTCACCAATCTCAGTTGAATTCATAATAATAGAATCTCGGACAACTGTGCCAGCTTGAATTGTAACGCCTGATCCAATGACTGAGTTATATACTGATCCGTATATTTCAGCACCTTCACCTATGATAGATCTCTCAGCCACTGCATTTTCTGCAATATACTGAGGAGGAATTACCTCACTCTTGGTATAAATCTTCCAGAACTCTTCATATAAATTAAATACAGGAACCAAATCAATCAATTCCATATTGGCTTTCCAATAAGATGCTAATGTTCCAACATCCTTCCAATAGCCGTTATATTCATATGCAAAAATTCTGTCTCCTTTTTCATGACAGTATGGGATAATATGTTTACCAAAGTCGCATCCTGGCTGATCCTTCAGCTTAATTAATGCATCTCTTAGGACTTCCCATTTAAATATGTATATTCCCATAGAAGCTAAATTACTTCTAGGCTCTTTTGGTTTTTCTTCAAACTCTTGAATTTGTTTCTTATCATCTGTAATTACTATACCAAATCGACTTGCTTCTTCAATTGGAACCGGTATGGTTGCTAATGTAATATCCGCATTGTTGGCTTTATGAAACTCCAACATAACCTCATAATCCATCTTATATATATGATCTCCACCTAAAATCAATACATATTCTGGGTTATAATACTCCATATACTCCAAATTCTGATAGATTGCGTTAGCAGTTCCTGTATACCACTCACTGCTGGTACTCTTTTCATATGGAGGAAGGATAGAAACTCCACCAATATTTCTATCTAAATCCCATGGAATACCAATTCCTATATGCGTATTCAGTCTTAATGGTTGATACTGTGTCAAAACACCTACCGTATCTACACCTGAGTTGATACAATTACTCAATGGGAAATCAATTATTCTATATTTCCCTCCGAAGGCAATTGCAGGTTTTGCAACCTTTGATGTCAAGACACCTAGTCTGGAGCCTTGTCCACCAGCTAACAACATAGCTATCATTTCTTTTCTGATCATGCTATCACCTCTTGTTGTTTAGTGTATTTATTATATCATCTTTTAAACCAAATGTGAATAATTTTTACTAAATATTACTAAATATTATTCAAATTTAGTCAGATTTTACATATTTATGAAATCTCTTAGTGTATTTTTCCTAAAGCATCTTTTCTATTGTAATTTGTTTGGAATTGGTTATAATATCATTATGTTAACATATAAAAATAAGTAGAAAGATAGGATGTGTCGTCTATATGTATAAAATTGACTTTGAAAAACCAATCCATATTCACTTCATTGGTATAGGTGGAATAAGTATGAGTGGGTTTGCAGAATTGTTACATAGTGCCGGATTTACTATTAGCGGTTCTGACATGAAAGAAACTCAAATCACAAAACACTTGGAAACAATTGGCATTAATATATTATATGGCCAGAGTTCCAAAAATATTACAAAAAATATTAATCTTGTTGTTTATACAGCAGCAATAAGTGAAGATAATCCCGAATTTATGGCAGCAAAGGAACAAAATATTCCAATGATAGACCGTGCGGAGATGGTTGGTCAGGTTATGAAAAACTATAAAACTCCAATTGCTGTTTCTGGTACTCACGGAAAAACTACAACAACTTCTATGATCTCTCATCTTTTATTAGAAGCCGATCTTGATCCAACAA carries:
- a CDS encoding glucose-1-phosphate adenylyltransferase yields the protein MIRKEMIAMLLAGGQGSRLGVLTSKVAKPAIAFGGKYRIIDFPLSNCINSGVDTVGVLTQYQPLRLNTHIGIGIPWDLDRNIGGVSILPPYEKSTSSEWYTGTANAIYQNLEYMEYYNPEYVLILGGDHIYKMDYEVMLEFHKANNADITLATIPVPIEEASRFGIVITDDKKQIQEFEEKPKEPRSNLASMGIYIFKWEVLRDALIKLKDQPGCDFGKHIIPYCHEKGDRIFAYEYNGYWKDVGTLASYWKANMELIDLVPVFNLYEEFWKIYTKSEVIPPQYIAENAVAERSIIGEGAEIYGSVYNSVIGSGVTIQAGTVVRDSIIMNSTEIGENCTINKAIIAENVNIGNDVELGCGEEVPNKVKPDIYIEGLVTIGENSIIPSGVKVGKNTAISGHTTKDDYEEDLLASGESLIKAGER
- a CDS encoding electron transport complex protein RnfC, with the translated sequence MRRATFKGGIHPFDGKNLSKDKPMQVVLPKGDLVYPMAQHIGAPAKPVVAVGDQVLVGQVIGEASSFISANVCSSVSGKVKAIEKRLTVSGAMAECIVVENDNEYTTVEGFGTKRDYKKMTKEEIRQTVKDAGIVGMGGAGFPTNVKITPKNDNEIDFVIVNGAECEPYLTSDYRLMLEQSQKIIDGLKIVLSLFKNAKGYISIEDNKPEAIKALQELAAAEERIEVKVLKTKYPQGSERKIIYATCGRKINSKMLPSDAGCIVNNIATIIAIYNAVSESTPVIERVVTVTGDAVAEPGNFVVRTGTNYRELVDLAGGFVSEPEKIVCGGPMMGMALYTLDVPVTKTSSALLAMVKDPVAEAETSACIRCGRCVQACPSGLVPQKMMQAIKHNDLDMFEKIHGMECYECGSCTYVCPAKVQLTQAFKLARKTVMDNRRKAQNQ
- a CDS encoding glucose-1-phosphate adenylyltransferase, with protein sequence MRAIGIILAGGNSNKMQGLSDKRAIAAMPIAGGYRSIDFVLSNMSNSHIQKVGIFTQYNSKSLNEHLNSSKWWDFGRKQGGLFVFTPTITSDNSYWYRGTADAIAQNISFLKKSHEPYVVIASGDGIYKLDYNKVLEYHIEKKADITVVTKLMPESVDCSRFGCIHTDMNGRIEEFEEKPIVSTSNMISVGVYIVRRRQLIEFLEKAVSEERYDFVNDIIVRYKNLKKIYAYPLETYWNNIATVDAYYKTNMDFLKPDIRHYFFKEYPDVYSKVEDLPPAKYNQGSKVKNSLVSSGCIINGEVTNSILFKKAYIGNNCVIRNSIILNDVYIGDNAYIENCIVESRDTIRANTTYIGQKDKINVVIERNERYVL
- a CDS encoding protease, putative, with translation MYNNDSVKKWIVKNGPQGEQFNKEEFVEEVREAMLDSRAKLKIKFKGSYEEANKFVGEAVRKAFEIDDKSTSSDYDYLRYRYKGMRVVIKGMLNSYEVVYSFQYNETADQTRKVDEVIKEKLKHLEIDKKSDLEKIKAIHDFIVVNAKYDTGLKRNTAYDNLIHKKSVCQGYAALTYKMMVEAGIPCRIITGTAKDVNHAWNIVELDGSWYNIDCTWDDPVSSDGRSHLEYKYFLKNEEDFKDHVRDQEYMSDKFKNRYKMTNKSYTIE
- a CDS encoding electron transport complex protein RnfD, giving the protein MADVIIALIPASAWGVYTFGWSAFYTIMACILTSVGAEFLYQKLMKKKATPYDLSAFLTGLLLALNLPAGTPWWLPIIGSLFAIIVVKQVYGGLGQNFMNPALGARVFLLISFATQMSTFTLDGVTGATPLALLREGTTTDLKDMFFGNIGGTIGEVSTLMLLIGAAYLLIKKVISWRIPVMYLGSFAIFIVLFGGHGCDINYLAAQLCGGGLMLGAFFMATDYVTSPITPMGQIIFGVVLGILTGIFRVFGGSAEGVSYAIIFSNLLVPLIEKVTIPMAFGKGRVKDGK